A genomic window from Nicotiana sylvestris chromosome 11, ASM39365v2, whole genome shotgun sequence includes:
- the LOC138881753 gene encoding uncharacterized protein has translation MTNPQDNPGTPPQPTPFDSSTPSPPSTTPQPRTRRVKVLARKTLASGALSKKLNEKLKASQAQDSDSESYKSASEGEGPVSFDSEKAQKSPSKETVKESGKKSGGSSSGEVAEGLVNLSSQGDEPGSFIEETLAVRIKKVGASYDPKKRRTPSAAKPSKKRKVSSPTTTETPFPKGRATRSRVKQSESDLQKALDESKKKSMDKGKGKVAESSKAVDVEEMVSHLLFPPREGTKGVFSN, from the exons ATGACGAACCCACAAGACAACCCTGGAACTCCTCCACAACCTACTCCCTTTGATTCATCTACCCCTTCTCCACCTAGCACGACTCCCCAACCCAGGACAAGGAGAGTAAAAGTGCTTGCTCGCAAAACGCTAGCATCTGGTGCTCTTTCAAAGAAATTAAATGAGAAATTAAAGGCAAGTCAGGCTCAAGATTCTGATTCTGAGTCGTACAAATCTGCTAGTGAGGGGGAAGGACCTGTGTCTTTTGACTCTGAGAAGGCTCAAAAAtccccttctaag GAAACTGTTAAAGAAAGTGGcaagaagtcagggggaagtaGTTCTGGTGAAGTTGCTGAAGGGTTAGTTAATCTAAGTTCACagggagatgaacctggttcatttaTTGAAGAGACCCTAGCAGTCCGTATAAAGAAAGTAGGTGCtagttatgatccaaagaaaaggagaacccCCAGTGCTGCTAAACCCTCCAAGAAACGAAAGGTTTCCTCCCCAACAACTACTGAAACTCCCTTTCCAAAGGGAAGGgccacaagaagcagggtgaaGCAGAGTGAGAGTGACCTACAGAAGGCTTTGGATGAAAGTAAGAAGAAGAGCATGGATAAAGGAAAAGGTAAGGTTGCAGAGTCCTCTAAAGCAGTTGATGTTGAGGagatggtgtcacacctcctttttccgccccgcgagggtacgAAGGgcgttttttccaattaa